One stretch of Roseivirga sp. BDSF3-8 DNA includes these proteins:
- a CDS encoding T9SS type A sorting domain-containing protein produces the protein MHVNRPPLANRLPACHSFGLAFLSVLCILASTVAFGQGVPLVYNQENTGATCPSPVLPSFSALPSVPLLPDPFAWSDGSGRSTSFSDWRCRRAEIKAEIENYEIGPKPDRPQNITASYSGGTLAVNVTENGHTLTLTSQVVLPSGSGPFPAVIGMGGSSGSLPSAIFSSRNIARITFNYGQVTAHTQERGSEPINQLHPELEYMGSYSAWSWGVSRIIDGLELVQAQLPIDLDHIGVTGCSFAGKMALFAGAFDERIALTIAQEPGGGGAAAWRVSETLGEVETLGATNRSWFMESMFQFAGSNVSKLPHDHHELMAMVAPRALLVLGNPDYEWLAEESGYVSARAAHEVWKAFGVGDRFGFSIVGGHGHCQLPASQYPEVEAFVDKFLLGNTSVTTNVTKHPFANVDHAGWYDWWGGSTPSNPGGNEQVWLEAECGTVGSLFNEVSSSAASNNSYVTVRSGNNSTAGAPAASGQLSYTFSVREGGSYKVWGRTITPGPNDDSFWVRMDGGSWVNWNSIPASTSWQWDDVHDSNNGGQAVSYNLSAGSHTLSIAYREDGGLLDKLVISNTGVAPSGSGSAATNCSGGGSVTVRARGTTGSEIINIMIDGTIAATYTLGTSYQTYSAPGSGTVRIAFTNDNSTRDVQVDYAIINGTTYEAENQPVNTGVWQNGSCGGGNSEMLHCNGYIEFSGSGSRLPGSPTDERSAEVSIYPNPACDVLTATVPSPGGEASLSLYHINGKLAREVSLTQGKNEIGLSGLESGVYILRICQGEEVMTRKLLRR, from the coding sequence ATGCATGTAAATCGACCACCTCTGGCAAACAGGCTTCCTGCCTGTCATTCATTCGGCCTAGCCTTTCTCAGCGTTTTATGTATTCTGGCAAGCACCGTTGCTTTTGGACAGGGGGTACCGCTGGTCTATAATCAGGAAAACACCGGTGCCACCTGTCCGTCGCCCGTCTTGCCCTCTTTCAGTGCTCTGCCGAGCGTCCCGCTGTTACCTGATCCTTTTGCCTGGTCGGACGGCAGTGGCCGCTCTACCAGCTTCAGCGACTGGAGGTGCCGCCGGGCTGAGATAAAGGCCGAGATCGAAAACTACGAGATAGGCCCCAAGCCAGACCGGCCGCAAAACATCACTGCCAGCTACTCAGGTGGCACTCTGGCGGTAAATGTTACGGAAAACGGCCATACACTCACACTCACCTCGCAGGTGGTGCTCCCCTCAGGGAGCGGGCCCTTTCCGGCGGTGATTGGTATGGGGGGAAGTTCGGGCAGCCTGCCATCGGCCATTTTCAGCAGCCGTAATATTGCCCGCATTACGTTTAACTACGGCCAGGTAACGGCCCACACACAGGAGCGGGGCAGCGAGCCTATCAATCAGCTTCACCCTGAACTGGAGTACATGGGCTCTTACAGTGCCTGGTCGTGGGGCGTTAGCCGCATCATAGACGGACTGGAACTGGTGCAGGCTCAGCTTCCGATAGACCTGGACCATATCGGGGTGACGGGCTGCTCATTTGCGGGAAAAATGGCCCTCTTCGCCGGCGCTTTTGATGAACGTATCGCCCTTACTATAGCGCAGGAGCCGGGAGGTGGCGGAGCTGCCGCCTGGCGCGTGTCGGAAACACTGGGAGAGGTGGAGACCCTGGGGGCTACGAATCGTTCGTGGTTTATGGAAAGTATGTTCCAGTTCGCCGGCAGCAACGTATCCAAGCTACCGCACGACCACCATGAGCTTATGGCAATGGTAGCTCCGCGCGCGCTGCTGGTGCTGGGTAATCCTGATTATGAGTGGCTTGCAGAAGAGTCGGGGTATGTATCGGCCCGGGCTGCCCATGAGGTATGGAAGGCGTTTGGTGTGGGAGACCGCTTTGGCTTCTCTATCGTGGGGGGCCACGGACACTGCCAGCTACCGGCCAGTCAGTACCCTGAGGTGGAGGCTTTTGTGGATAAATTCCTGCTGGGCAACACTTCTGTAACTACTAATGTAACGAAGCACCCCTTTGCGAATGTAGACCACGCGGGCTGGTATGATTGGTGGGGGGGCTCGACACCCTCTAATCCGGGAGGAAATGAGCAGGTATGGCTGGAGGCGGAATGCGGCACGGTGGGTTCATTATTTAATGAAGTGAGCAGTAGTGCGGCTTCTAATAACAGCTATGTTACGGTACGGTCCGGTAATAACAGCACGGCCGGTGCCCCTGCTGCCAGCGGACAGCTCAGCTACACCTTCAGTGTCAGGGAAGGTGGCAGCTATAAGGTCTGGGGAAGGACGATAACGCCGGGCCCCAATGATGACTCCTTTTGGGTGCGAATGGATGGCGGAAGCTGGGTAAACTGGAACAGCATACCTGCCTCTACCTCGTGGCAGTGGGACGATGTGCATGATTCTAATAATGGCGGGCAGGCTGTTTCTTATAACCTTAGTGCGGGTAGCCATACGCTGAGCATCGCCTACCGGGAAGACGGTGGGCTGCTGGACAAGCTGGTAATAAGCAATACCGGGGTTGCCCCCTCCGGAAGCGGCTCTGCAGCTACTAACTGCTCCGGCGGAGGCAGTGTGACGGTGAGGGCACGGGGCACGACGGGCAGTGAGATCATCAACATCATGATAGATGGCACAATAGCGGCGACTTATACGCTTGGCACGAGCTATCAGACCTACAGCGCCCCCGGCTCGGGCACGGTGAGAATAGCGTTTACTAATGATAACAGCACCCGGGATGTGCAGGTAGACTATGCCATTATCAACGGCACGACGTACGAGGCCGAGAACCAGCCGGTAAACACGGGGGTGTGGCAGAACGGATCCTGCGGGGGAGGGAACAGCGAAATGCTGCACTGTAATGGCTACATTGAGTTCAGTGGCAGTGGCTCACGGCTACCCGGCTCACCCACAGATGAGCGAAGCGCGGAGGTGAGTATCTACCCAAATCCTGCGTGTGATGTGCTCACGGCCACCGTACCTTCTCCCGGCGGGGAGGCAAGCCTGTCCCTTTATCATATCAACGGTAAACTGGCAAGGGAGGTCAGCCTAACGCAGGGTAAAAATGAGATAGGCCTTAGCGGGCTGGAGTCAGGTGTGTATATCCTCCGTATCTGCCAGGGGGAGGAGGTAATGACGAGGAAGTTACTGAGGAGGTGA
- the galB gene encoding beta-galactosidase GalB: MKTAVNPPHRQLFGLKKVQTPFLLLLITLLWGCESVTTVQTLEKDQSERQRLSLNSDWQFKKYGPQETPDTLIYDVRPQVADAQDDKPADSKPTEAVEVIAEQQVLKPWIMPAGNAFISDPATRYERPAGEPGSDFPFVQYDYDDSAWETVDLPHDWAIKGPFLQGPDAAVGGGMGRLPSPGVAWYRRQLHIPASDEGKSIFLDIEGAMSYAMVWLNGHLVGGWPYGYSSFRLDLTPYLSYGGENQLAIRLDNPPNSSRWYPGGGLYRDVWLVKTNPVHVDQWGTRITTPQVSETSATINLALTLANDTDAEATVEALTRVYEVDEKGRPGPEAATFDKPNIRIKAGARNRTEYSLKLSDPRLWGPPPTQKPHLYTAVTEVRQEGRLIDTYETTFGIRSITFDGEKGLMVNGEPVYLKGVNMHHDLGALGAAFNGRAAQRQLDMLKELGVNAIRMAHNPPAPALLDMTDRMGFLVVDEMFDSWERKKTPLDFHLIFPDWHEQDLRALVRRDRNHPSVIMWSTGNEVGEQYTGEEGAALAMRLRNMVNEEDPTRPTTASMNYAKPDMPMPEAMEVINLNYQGEGIRNAPAYAHLKGINTSPLYPAFHEKYPDKVIISSENAAALSSRGTYLFPVAEGISSPVSDGVGGDPQSAHVSAYELYTADFGSSADKVFRSIDQHPYVAGGFVWSGWDYLGEPTPYYSSRSSYFGIIDLAGFKKDRFYLYQSRWRPDLPIAHILPHWNWPDRVGEVTPVHVFTSGDEAELFLNGKSLGRKKKGAYEYRLRWDHVTYEPGELNVVVYKDGKEWAEDVVKTTGAPHMLIASADRNEIVNDGKDLAFITVKVADKKGLTVPDANDPVSVTVEGPGELVATDNGDPTNMTPFPSATREAFNGYILAIVRYNQGAKGTLTVTASAPGLQEATITVNPTNTNP; this comes from the coding sequence ATGAAAACAGCCGTAAACCCGCCTCACCGGCAATTATTTGGTTTAAAAAAAGTACAAACACCGTTTTTATTACTGCTTATCACGCTCCTTTGGGGATGTGAATCCGTCACTACAGTACAAACCCTGGAAAAAGACCAGTCTGAGAGGCAACGGCTATCACTAAACTCAGATTGGCAGTTTAAAAAATACGGCCCTCAGGAGACGCCGGATACCCTCATCTATGATGTGAGACCACAGGTGGCTGACGCGCAGGATGATAAGCCGGCCGACTCCAAACCGACCGAGGCGGTGGAAGTGATCGCTGAACAGCAGGTGCTGAAGCCCTGGATCATGCCTGCGGGCAACGCCTTCATATCCGATCCTGCTACACGGTATGAGCGGCCTGCTGGTGAGCCTGGCAGCGACTTTCCCTTTGTGCAATATGATTATGATGATTCGGCCTGGGAGACAGTGGATCTGCCGCACGACTGGGCTATCAAAGGCCCATTTCTGCAAGGGCCTGACGCGGCCGTGGGGGGAGGCATGGGACGCCTCCCAAGCCCTGGCGTAGCCTGGTACCGCCGCCAACTTCATATTCCTGCCTCTGACGAAGGCAAATCCATATTCCTGGACATAGAGGGAGCCATGTCATACGCCATGGTATGGCTGAATGGTCACCTCGTGGGAGGCTGGCCCTACGGGTATTCTTCATTTCGCCTGGACCTGACGCCCTATCTAAGCTACGGCGGTGAGAACCAACTGGCCATCCGCCTGGATAACCCACCCAACAGCTCGCGCTGGTATCCCGGCGGAGGCCTGTACCGTGATGTGTGGCTGGTAAAAACCAACCCCGTGCATGTAGACCAGTGGGGCACCCGGATAACCACCCCGCAGGTATCTGAGACTTCCGCCACCATCAATCTGGCCCTAACCCTGGCCAATGATACTGATGCAGAGGCAACCGTGGAAGCGCTTACGCGCGTCTATGAAGTAGATGAAAAGGGCAGGCCCGGGCCCGAAGCCGCCACCTTTGATAAGCCAAACATCAGGATAAAGGCAGGTGCCAGGAACCGTACTGAGTACAGCCTCAAGCTATCTGATCCACGCCTGTGGGGACCCCCTCCCACACAAAAGCCCCATCTGTACACCGCTGTAACGGAGGTGCGCCAGGAGGGTCGGCTCATCGATACGTATGAAACTACCTTTGGCATTCGTTCCATCACCTTTGACGGGGAAAAGGGGCTAATGGTAAATGGAGAGCCTGTGTACCTTAAAGGTGTAAACATGCACCATGACCTCGGCGCCCTCGGGGCGGCGTTCAACGGGCGGGCGGCGCAGCGCCAACTGGACATGCTGAAAGAACTCGGGGTAAATGCCATACGCATGGCCCATAACCCCCCGGCACCTGCTCTGCTGGATATGACAGACCGCATGGGCTTTCTGGTAGTGGATGAGATGTTTGACTCCTGGGAACGTAAAAAGACCCCGCTGGACTTTCACCTGATCTTTCCCGACTGGCACGAGCAGGACCTGCGGGCACTCGTGCGGCGCGACCGTAACCACCCTTCCGTCATCATGTGGAGTACCGGCAACGAAGTAGGGGAACAATACACCGGAGAGGAGGGCGCCGCCCTGGCCATGCGGTTGCGGAATATGGTGAACGAAGAAGACCCCACCCGCCCCACCACAGCCTCTATGAACTACGCCAAGCCGGATATGCCTATGCCGGAAGCCATGGAAGTCATCAACCTTAACTACCAGGGGGAGGGCATACGCAATGCACCCGCCTATGCACACCTTAAAGGCATCAATACGTCGCCTCTTTATCCCGCCTTTCATGAAAAATACCCTGATAAGGTCATCATCAGCAGTGAAAATGCAGCCGCCCTCAGCAGCCGCGGCACCTACCTCTTTCCCGTGGCAGAAGGCATAAGCTCGCCTGTCAGCGACGGCGTCGGGGGCGATCCCCAATCGGCCCATGTCAGTGCCTATGAGCTATACACAGCAGACTTTGGCTCCAGTGCGGACAAGGTCTTCCGCTCAATAGACCAGCACCCCTATGTGGCTGGCGGCTTTGTGTGGAGCGGATGGGACTACCTGGGGGAGCCAACCCCATACTATAGTTCGCGCAGCTCCTACTTTGGCATCATAGACCTTGCTGGCTTTAAGAAAGACCGCTTTTACCTCTACCAGTCCCGCTGGCGGCCGGACCTGCCCATCGCACACATACTGCCTCACTGGAACTGGCCGGACAGGGTGGGGGAGGTGACCCCGGTCCATGTATTTACCTCCGGCGATGAGGCTGAGCTTTTCCTGAACGGTAAGTCGCTCGGCAGGAAAAAGAAAGGAGCCTATGAATATCGCCTGCGCTGGGACCATGTCACATATGAACCCGGTGAGCTAAACGTTGTCGTATATAAGGACGGGAAGGAATGGGCAGAAGATGTAGTGAAGACCACCGGCGCCCCTCACATGCTTATTGCCAGTGCCGACCGGAATGAGATTGTGAACGACGGCAAAGACCTGGCCTTTATCACCGTAAAAGTGGCAGACAAAAAAGGGCTGACAGTGCCCGATGCCAATGACCCCGTGAGTGTTACGGTGGAAGGCCCGGGTGAGCTGGTCGCCACCGATAATGGAGATCCGACCAATATGACCCCATTTCCTTCTGCCACCCGTGAGGCCTTCAATGGCTATATTCTGGCGATAGTTCGTTATAATCAAGGCGCCAAAGGTACCCTGACGGTTACGGCCAGTGCACCTGGCCTGCAAGAGGCGACCATTACTGTAAACCCGACAAATACCAACCCATAA
- a CDS encoding trypsin-like peptidase domain-containing protein, with protein MSGLFPTYLLIYLFRPASILRVAWGVGCFVLLQVHVYAQPLPAALPYSATYGLPRLSTYVPVLQDQATTGRGSYRFADRYLTNLQPEDAGEWQQGAYGKVWRIGLHAPQARSLYLTLSSFHLTEGVRLYLYAPGYHDMMGYDAKDTNKWGTLSTPVIGGDRLIVELNIPPGHDTYGSLIISKVYRGFREPGQEGYGGQTDTRTGTCYEGINCAQGRNWQTEKRAVVRIVSDGQMSTGTLIANTGGTSEPYVITANHTMFNRTKAAEAVFYFNDEYPACDKGSAVTSYTLSGSSLVATDQAQDFSLLRLHEVPPASYMPYYAGWDVSGNRPRRAATIHHPWGADKQIAMEYHPLQSVVFTIGNTSSAAWRVAHWEAGTTQPGSSGAPLFNEHHRLTGVLAGGGADCSDPADDYFSKLSQAWEQTPDPAGQLRHWLDPLQTGATTTDGYDPYGFSASYCDTVWNLERAAPPALSREGFAWGSISGHNPAHHTRFAEKFRSVTSNRLPGCYFHIAEVPADKPLFPIKVTVWEGTSYPEKEVYSKLIFSDELRAHSLHYIAFDSLVTVQGTFFTGYEIDYDDGASRFAVYHSPRGNPSRAGSMYVYDGTWHKADELYPDLAPLSLRIGQVHCYGNIAGPEGEGHYIYPNPARDYVSINTPAGEVVYEARCTDSKGRTVPVALSYDPAGQELHFSLPPGSYYLTLITYSHVYTTRLLVLPN; from the coding sequence ATGTCAGGACTGTTTCCGACATATTTATTGATATATCTGTTCCGCCCGGCCTCTATCCTTCGGGTCGCATGGGGCGTAGGGTGTTTCGTGCTGCTGCAGGTCCATGTATATGCCCAGCCCTTACCGGCTGCTTTGCCTTACTCGGCCACGTATGGCCTGCCGCGGCTATCTACCTATGTGCCCGTACTACAGGACCAGGCAACGACGGGCAGGGGTAGCTATCGATTTGCGGACAGGTACCTGACGAATTTGCAGCCTGAGGATGCGGGGGAATGGCAGCAGGGAGCTTATGGCAAGGTGTGGCGAATAGGTCTTCATGCCCCTCAGGCCCGGTCACTTTACCTTACCCTCTCTTCGTTTCACCTGACTGAAGGCGTACGCCTGTATCTCTATGCACCGGGGTACCATGATATGATGGGTTACGACGCTAAAGATACTAATAAGTGGGGAACGCTTTCTACGCCGGTGATTGGGGGGGACCGGCTGATTGTGGAATTGAATATCCCGCCGGGCCATGATACTTATGGCTCTCTAATCATATCAAAGGTATACAGGGGCTTCAGAGAACCCGGCCAGGAGGGGTATGGCGGCCAAACGGATACCCGTACAGGTACTTGCTACGAAGGGATTAACTGTGCGCAGGGCAGGAACTGGCAGACGGAGAAAAGGGCGGTTGTGAGGATTGTTTCGGACGGTCAGATGAGTACGGGCACTCTTATTGCGAACACGGGAGGCACGTCTGAGCCCTACGTAATTACGGCTAACCACACGATGTTTAACAGGACAAAGGCGGCAGAAGCTGTCTTTTACTTCAACGATGAATACCCCGCCTGCGATAAGGGGTCGGCCGTTACCTCCTATACCCTTAGCGGCAGCTCGCTTGTAGCCACTGACCAGGCGCAGGACTTCTCGCTGCTGAGGCTGCACGAGGTGCCGCCGGCTTCCTACATGCCTTACTATGCGGGCTGGGATGTTTCAGGCAACAGGCCGCGCCGTGCTGCTACCATTCACCATCCCTGGGGAGCAGACAAGCAGATTGCGATGGAATACCACCCTTTACAAAGTGTGGTCTTTACCATCGGCAATACGTCCTCTGCTGCGTGGCGGGTGGCTCACTGGGAGGCAGGTACCACACAGCCCGGCTCCTCGGGGGCACCACTGTTTAATGAACACCACCGCCTCACGGGGGTGCTGGCAGGTGGCGGTGCGGACTGCAGCGATCCGGCAGATGACTACTTCAGTAAGCTCTCGCAGGCCTGGGAGCAAACGCCTGACCCTGCCGGGCAGCTCAGGCACTGGCTGGACCCGCTACAGACCGGGGCCACCACCACTGATGGGTATGATCCCTATGGATTCAGCGCCTCATACTGTGATACGGTATGGAACCTGGAGAGGGCAGCACCGCCGGCACTCAGCCGGGAGGGGTTTGCCTGGGGATCAATTTCCGGACATAACCCGGCTCACCACACCCGCTTTGCAGAAAAGTTCAGGTCTGTCACTTCCAACCGCCTTCCCGGGTGCTACTTTCATATTGCTGAAGTACCTGCAGATAAGCCTCTGTTCCCTATAAAAGTGACGGTATGGGAAGGCACCTCCTACCCTGAAAAAGAGGTCTACTCAAAGCTTATTTTCTCTGATGAGCTACGCGCACACAGCCTACACTATATCGCTTTTGATTCGCTGGTGACTGTGCAGGGTACTTTCTTTACGGGTTATGAGATCGATTATGATGATGGGGCCAGCCGCTTTGCGGTCTACCACAGCCCCAGGGGAAACCCCTCCCGTGCAGGCTCTATGTATGTGTATGATGGGACCTGGCATAAAGCCGATGAGCTATACCCCGATCTGGCTCCTTTATCTCTGAGAATAGGCCAGGTACACTGTTATGGAAACATAGCCGGGCCTGAAGGAGAGGGCCATTATATATATCCTAACCCTGCCAGGGACTATGTCTCTATAAATACGCCAGCGGGTGAGGTCGTGTATGAGGCACGCTGCACGGATAGTAAAGGCCGGACTGTACCCGTAGCGCTTTCATATGATCCGGCTGGGCAGGAGTTGCACTTTTCATTGCCGCCGGGAAGCTATTACTTAACGCTTATAACCTATTCACATGTGTATACCACGAGGCTACTTGTACTACCTAATTAA
- a CDS encoding sialate O-acetylesterase, translating into MLTKFISTGLRLVLLLICFTTAPAYAEVSLPRLISDGMVLQRDTELTIWGYAHKGERVTVSFRGSNYTALTDKDGRWSVKMKPQKPGGPYAMQIRGKNRIELTNILVGDVWLCSGQSNMEHYLGRHSIRYADEIAAANNTRIRQIKIPNNPVFIQPAYDVPEGVWLPATADHILDFSVVAYFFAKHLQEQYDVPIGIINSSVGGSPIEAWISEEGLKEFPDFIATLNENKDTAYVYGTNRRADSINRERAKTLPEDQGLAGDKKWYEPAYTPKNWSRINVPGYWEDQGVRDLNGVVWYRREIEIPADMAEKPALIEMGRIVDADGMYVNGEKIGSTGYQYPQRRYHVPSGLLKAGKNTLAIRVVNNWGKGGFVPDKPYYLATAGDTLDLKGYWHYKVGAAYPVPPPPPKSIAMRNQPGSFYNGMIAPLTNFAIKGAVWYQGESNAGRPEQYGELLPALINDWRRQWEMPDMPFLYAQLPNFMEVNYLPAESSWARLRESQLRALALPHTGMAVTIDLGEWNDIHPGNKKPVGDRLALAARHVAYGEDDITYSGPLFRSAEVQGNKVVLSFDHAVSGLVSRDGEPLRWFAIAGEDKKFEWARAEIRGDKVVVWSDGIDEPQYLRYAWSDNPDKVNFYNSEGLPASPFRTGKIE; encoded by the coding sequence ATGTTGACCAAATTTATAAGCACCGGCCTGCGATTGGTACTGTTGCTGATTTGTTTCACTACCGCCCCGGCTTATGCCGAAGTAAGCCTGCCCCGTCTTATCAGCGATGGCATGGTCCTGCAGCGCGATACAGAGCTGACCATATGGGGCTATGCGCATAAAGGAGAGCGGGTCACGGTCTCTTTCAGAGGCAGTAACTATACGGCCCTGACAGACAAGGATGGCCGCTGGTCCGTAAAAATGAAACCCCAGAAGCCCGGTGGCCCTTACGCCATGCAGATAAGGGGTAAAAACCGGATTGAGCTAACCAATATACTGGTAGGAGATGTGTGGCTTTGCTCCGGCCAGTCAAATATGGAGCATTACCTCGGGCGCCACAGCATTCGCTATGCAGATGAGATCGCAGCCGCCAATAACACCCGCATCAGGCAGATCAAAATTCCGAATAACCCGGTGTTCATTCAACCCGCCTATGATGTGCCGGAGGGCGTCTGGCTGCCCGCCACGGCCGACCATATCCTCGATTTTTCAGTAGTGGCCTACTTCTTTGCAAAACATCTTCAGGAGCAATATGACGTGCCGATTGGCATCATCAACTCCAGCGTGGGAGGCTCGCCGATAGAGGCTTGGATCAGCGAGGAAGGGCTAAAGGAGTTTCCGGATTTTATAGCTACCCTCAATGAGAACAAAGACACCGCGTATGTATACGGCACCAACCGCCGGGCAGACAGTATAAACCGGGAGCGGGCCAAAACCCTGCCTGAAGACCAGGGCCTTGCCGGGGATAAAAAATGGTATGAACCTGCCTATACCCCCAAAAACTGGAGCCGGATAAATGTGCCGGGCTACTGGGAAGACCAGGGTGTACGTGACCTGAACGGCGTAGTGTGGTACCGTCGTGAGATAGAGATACCCGCTGATATGGCAGAGAAACCAGCCCTGATCGAGATGGGCCGTATAGTAGATGCGGATGGGATGTACGTAAACGGCGAAAAGATAGGGAGCACCGGATACCAGTACCCGCAAAGGCGCTATCATGTGCCCAGCGGCCTGCTGAAAGCCGGAAAGAACACGCTCGCCATTCGCGTCGTGAATAACTGGGGTAAGGGCGGTTTTGTGCCCGATAAACCCTACTACCTGGCTACAGCAGGAGACACCCTCGACCTCAAAGGGTACTGGCACTATAAAGTGGGCGCGGCCTACCCCGTACCCCCACCGCCTCCCAAAAGCATTGCCATGCGTAACCAGCCAGGCAGCTTCTATAACGGTATGATTGCCCCGCTCACGAATTTTGCCATAAAGGGCGCCGTGTGGTACCAGGGAGAAAGCAACGCAGGCCGGCCAGAGCAGTACGGGGAACTGCTGCCCGCGCTCATCAATGACTGGCGCAGGCAATGGGAGATGCCTGACATGCCCTTTCTCTACGCTCAGCTACCCAACTTTATGGAAGTGAACTACCTGCCCGCAGAAAGTAGCTGGGCGCGGCTGCGCGAGTCGCAGCTCAGGGCCCTGGCATTGCCTCATACCGGCATGGCCGTGACCATAGACCTCGGCGAGTGGAATGACATCCATCCCGGCAATAAAAAACCGGTAGGCGACCGCCTGGCACTGGCGGCCCGCCACGTGGCCTATGGGGAAGATGATATTACCTACTCCGGCCCGCTTTTCCGCTCAGCGGAAGTACAAGGGAATAAGGTAGTGCTTAGCTTCGACCATGCCGTCAGCGGCCTGGTGTCCCGGGACGGAGAGCCCCTTCGCTGGTTTGCCATAGCCGGGGAGGATAAAAAGTTTGAATGGGCCCGGGCCGAAATCCGGGGCGACAAGGTGGTAGTATGGAGTGATGGTATTGATGAGCCTCAGTACCTGCGCTATGCCTGGTCTGATAACCCCGACAAGGTCAACTTCTACAATAGCGAGGGGCTGCCAGCCTCCCCCTTTAGAACGGGTAAGATAGAGTAG
- a CDS encoding helix-turn-helix domain-containing protein, with protein sequence MYFPLSYQHVYILLKAIGTVLLCIVSTTAYPYEGPLPSVDDKNAGVYITGLKVFTGPVDRGANDGVIKKNIINGQGVSLPPDYVSFVIEFNSCEPAHSTPGYAYRLQGLEEDWNQVGVQQFASYTSLPPGTYVFEVKIEGQSMYSGVSDTVEITIPPTFWKSPKAYILYIILIPGMIYGFANLYTIKPRKDLAVQTEVTDRAEEEILSAGHTPEGAKLTGTQGPREKKQPRGRISLTKSAPEACILPEKLSRNNADEQFLSETLDFIYRNMSDGDISVERLAAHFHMNRSNLYRKIKAITGQTATEYIRTVRMKRALKYMETGDNNISEVAFKVGFDSPGYFTRCFKRQFGLTPSQYRPAREKKGL encoded by the coding sequence ATGTATTTTCCTCTTTCATATCAGCATGTCTATATATTACTCAAAGCTATTGGCACTGTACTCTTGTGTATTGTCAGCACCACTGCCTATCCCTATGAAGGCCCCTTGCCCTCTGTAGATGATAAGAATGCCGGTGTATACATTACGGGGCTGAAGGTATTCACCGGCCCGGTGGACAGGGGGGCAAATGATGGTGTGATAAAAAAGAATATAATAAACGGGCAGGGGGTGAGCTTGCCTCCTGACTATGTTTCCTTTGTCATAGAATTTAACTCATGCGAACCTGCCCACTCCACGCCGGGGTATGCCTACAGGCTGCAGGGCCTTGAGGAGGACTGGAATCAAGTAGGGGTACAACAGTTTGCTTCTTATACAAGCCTACCTCCCGGCACTTATGTATTTGAAGTGAAAATAGAAGGCCAATCTATGTATAGCGGGGTATCTGACACGGTAGAGATCACTATCCCTCCTACCTTTTGGAAGAGCCCTAAGGCCTACATTTTATATATAATACTGATACCCGGTATGATATATGGTTTTGCCAATTTATATACCATAAAGCCGAGGAAGGATCTTGCTGTGCAGACTGAGGTCACAGACAGGGCGGAGGAAGAAATACTTTCCGCTGGCCACACGCCTGAGGGGGCGAAGCTAACCGGTACACAAGGACCTAGGGAAAAAAAGCAGCCCCGAGGGCGAATATCACTTACTAAATCAGCACCGGAGGCATGCATCCTGCCTGAAAAGCTAAGCAGAAACAACGCAGATGAGCAATTTCTGAGCGAAACGCTGGACTTCATCTATCGTAATATGTCTGACGGAGACATTAGCGTGGAGAGGCTTGCCGCTCACTTTCATATGAACCGCAGCAATCTATACAGAAAGATAAAGGCGATTACCGGGCAGACGGCTACCGAATATATCCGCACGGTGCGAATGAAGAGGGCGCTGAAGTATATGGAGACGGGGGATAATAATATATCCGAAGTCGCCTTTAAGGTGGGCTTTGATTCACCCGGATATTTCACGCGCTGCTTTAAGAGACAATTCGGCCTTACCCCCTCCCAGTACCGGCCTGCCCGTGAGAAAAAGGGGCTGTAA